A single genomic interval of Desulfobacterales bacterium harbors:
- the rpsO gene encoding 30S ribosomal protein S15 has protein sequence MVFDTEEKKKLIDKFKLHETDTGSPEVQVGLLTYRISSLTEHLKIHKKDHHSRRGLLMLVGRRRRLLNYVKHKDVNRYRAIIDTLGLKR, from the coding sequence GTGGTTTTCGACACAGAAGAAAAAAAGAAATTGATTGACAAATTCAAACTTCACGAGACAGACACCGGATCGCCGGAAGTTCAGGTCGGTTTATTGACCTACCGTATTTCCTCCCTCACTGAGCATCTAAAAATTCACAAAAAGGATCATCATTCCCGCAGAGGTTTGCTGATGCTCGTCGGCAGGCGCCGCAGGCTGTTAAACTATGTGAAACACAAAGATGTCAATCGCTACCGGGCGATCATCGATACGCTGGGGCTGAAACGGTAA